The Pongo abelii isolate AG06213 chromosome 20, NHGRI_mPonAbe1-v2.0_pri, whole genome shotgun sequence genome window below encodes:
- the ICAM3 gene encoding intercellular adhesion molecule 3, with translation MATLVPSVSWPGACWTLLVCCLLTPGAQGQEFLLRVEPQNPVLPAGGSLLVNCSTDCPSSKKIALETSLSKELVDNGMGWAAFYLSNVTGNSRILCSVYCNGSQIIGSSNITVYRLPERVELAPLPLWQPVGQNFTLRCQVEGGSPRTSLTVVLLRWEEELSRQPAVEEPAEVTATVLASRGHHRAHFSCRTELDMQPQGLGLFVNTSAPRQLRTFVLPVTPPRLVAPRFLEAETSWPVDCTLDGLFPASEAQVYLALGDQMLNATVVNHGDTLTATATAMARADQEGAQEIVCNVTLGGERREARENLTVFSFLGPILNLSEPSAPEGSTVTVSCMAGARVQVTLDGVPAAAPGQPAQLQLNATESDDGRSFFCSATLEVDGEFFHRNSSVQLRVLYGPKIDRATCPQHLKWKDKTRHVLQCQARGNPHPELRCLKEGSSREVPVGIPFFVNVTHNGTYQCQASSSRGRYTLVVVMDIEAGNSHFVLVFLAVLVTLGVVTVVVALMYVFREHKRSGRYHVRQESTSLPLTSMQPTEAMGEEPSTAE, from the exons ATGGCCACCCTGGTGCCATCTGTGTCGTGGCCCGGGGCCTGCTGGACTCTGCTGGTCTGCTGTCTGCTGACCCCAG GTGCCCAGGGGCAGGAGTTCCTGCTGCGGGTGGAGCCCCAGAACCCTGTGCTCCCTGCTGGAGGGTCCCTGTTGGTGAACTGCAGTACTGATTGTCCCAGCTCTAAGAAAATTGCCTTGGAGACGTCCCTATCAAAGGAGCTGGTGGACAATGGCATGGGCTGGGCAGCCTTCTACCTCAGCAACGTGACTGGCAACAGTAGGATCCTCTGCTCAGTTTACTGCAATGGCTCCCAGATAATAGGCTCCTCTAACATCACCGTGTACA GGCTCCCGGAGCGCGTGGAGCTGGCACCCCTGCCTCTTTGGCAGCCGGTGGGCCAGAACTTCACCCTGCGCTGCCAAGTGGAGGGTGGGTCGCCCCGGACCAGCCTCACGGTGGTGCTGCTTCGCTGGGAGGAGGAGCTGAGCCGGCAACCCGCAGTGGAAGAGCCAGCGGAGGTCACTGCCACTGTGCTGGCCAGCAGAGGCCACCACAGAGCCCATTTCTCATGCCGCACAGAACTGGACATGCAGCCCCAGGGGCTGGGACTGTTCGTGAACACCTCAGCCCCCCGCCAGCTCCGAACCTTTG TCCTGCCCGTGACCCCCCCGCGCCTAGTGGCTCCCCGGTTCTTGGAGGCGGAAACGTCGTGGCCGGTGGACTGCACCCTAGATGGGCTTTTTCCGGCCTCAGAGGCCCAGGTCTACCTGGCGCTGGGGGACCAGATGCTGAATGCGACAGTCGTGAACCACGGGGACACGCTGACGGCCACAGCCACAGCCATGGCGCGCGCGGATCAGGAGGGTGCCCAGGAGATCGTCTGCAACGTGACCCTAGGGGGCGAGAGACGGGAGGCCCGGGAGAACTTGACGGTCTTTA GCTTCCTAGGACCCATTCTGAATCTCAGCGAGCCCAGCGCCCCTGAGGGGTCCACAGTGACCGTGAGTTGCATGGCTGGGGCTCGAGTCCAGGTCACGCTGGACGGAGTTCCGGCCGCGGCCCCGGGGCAGCCAGCTCAACTTCAGCTAAATGCTACCGAGAGTGACGACGGACGCAGCTTCTTCTGCAGTGCCACTCTCGAGGTGGACGGCGAGTTCTTTCACAGGAACAGTAGCGTCCAGCTGCGTGTCCTGT ATGGTCCCAAAATTGACCGAGCCACATGCCCCCAGCACTTGAAGTGGAAAGATAAAACGAGACACGTCCTGCAGTGCCAAGCCAGGGGCAACCCGCACCCCGAGCTGCGATGTTTGAAGGAAGGCTCCAGCCGGGAGGTGCCGGTGGGGATCCCGTTCTTCGTTAATGTAACACATAATGGTACTTATCAGTGCCAAGCGTCCAGCTCACGAGGCAGATACACCCTGGTCGTGGTGATGGACATTGAGG CTGGGAACTCCCACTTTGTCCTCGTCTTCTTGGCGGTGTTAGTGACCCTGGGCGTGGTGACTGTCGTAGTGGCCTTAATGTACGTCTTCAGGGAGCACAAACGGAGCGGCAGGTACCATGTTAGGCAGGAGAGCACCTCTCTGCCCCTCACGTCTATGCAGCCGACAGAGGCAATGGGGGAAGAACCGTCCACAGCTGAGTGA